In Arcobacter sp. CECT 8983, the DNA window AATATAAATAAAGTCTTAGATCACTATGCAATGGGGAAATATAACTTTAGATTAAGTGATGAAGAAAAAATTGGTATGTATGGTGACTTTGGTACTCTTTCTACTGGTTCAGTTCTTTTAGGTCAATCAACTTCTCAACTAATTGCAATGATTACAAATGCAGGACAAGAGTTACAAGAAAATACTAGAACTCTAACTCAATCATCACAAATGCTTTCAAGTAGTGCAAATGAACAAGCCTCTAGTTTAGAACAAACAGCAGCAGCAGTAGAAGAGATAACGAGTAATATGAAGTCAAGTTCAAGTGACGTAAGTAAGATGTTAAATATTGCAGGAGAACTTAATAATAGTGCAAAAGAAGGAAATGAACTAGCAAATAAAACTTCACTTTCTATGGATGAAATAAATGATAAGGTAAGTGCTATTAATGAAGCAATCTCAGTAATTGACCAAATTGCATTCCAGACAAATATTTTATCATTAAATGCAGCAGTTGAAGCTGCAACTGCTGGTGAAGCAGGAAAAGGTTTTGCAGTTGTTGCAGGTGAAGTAAGAAACTTAGCAAATAGATCTGCTGAAGCTGCAAGAAAGATAAAAACTTTAGTTGAAGAAGCTAGTACAAAATCTGATGAAGGTAAAACAATTGCAAATGAAATGATTGTTGGTTATGATAATCTATCAAACAAAATCTCACAAACAAGAGGTATCATTGATAGCGTAAGTTCAGCAATAAAAGAGCAAGAAACAGGAATGGTTCAGATTAACGATGCAGTAAACTTACTTGATCAAATGACTCAGAAAAATGCAACAACTTCTTCAAATATTGATAATCTTTCAAAAGAAGTTGAAAATCTTTCTACAAGATTATTAGGTATTACTTCTCAAGCACAAATAGATGATAAATATTATGATATGGTTGATGATATTAATCTTATTCAAGAAGTATCAAAATATAAAAATGACCATATCAATTTCAAAAGAAAGTTCTTTGATAATTTAGATAAGTTTGAAACTTGTACTGTAACTGATTGTAAATCTTGTAACTTAGGAAAATGGATTTTAACTTGCGAAACAGAACAAAGAGATTTTGTACACTCAAATGAGTGGAAAATTTTAAAGACAAAACATGAGCTTGTTCATAATAAAGTACAAGATTATATAAACCTAAATGCATCAAAGGTTGATAATAAATCACTTAAAACTTCAGCTGCCCAGATTGAAGATGCTACAACTGAAGTATTTAACTCTTTAAATGATATACTAAAATTAAATACACAACTACTTAGAAAATAAATTTTTAAAATAAGAACTATTTAATAAATAGTTCTTATCTCATATAAGCTTAACTTATAATAATCTTAACAAAAAATTAACTTTACAATTGTATAATTACACTATAAGTCTATATTATAATAGGATTATAAGATGAACAAATGTAAAAACTTTTTATTTATGTATATTGATGGCTTTAAAAATATGACTTTAGGTAAAACTTTATGGAAAATTGTTTTCATAAAACTTGCAGTTATTTTAATCTTCTTAAAATACTTCATACATGATAAAAATATAAAAACTGAATATATAACAGAACAAGAAAAAATAGATTTTGTTTATAAGAATATAACAAAGGAATAAAAATGGAAGAACAATTAGTAGATTGGTCAAGGGCTCAATTTGCATTAACTGCAATTTATCATTGGCTTTTTGTTCCCTTAACTTTAGGACTTGGGTTTATCATTGCATTTATGGAAACTATTTATGTAAAAACAGGTGATGAGTTTTGGAAAAAGACTACAAAATTTTGGATGACTCTTTTTGCAATTAACTTTGCAATAGGTGTTGCAACTGGTATTATAATGGAGTTTGAGTTTGGTACAAACTGGGCAAACTACTCTTGGTTTGTAGGGGATATTTTTGGAGCTCCCCTTGCTGTAGAAGGAATATTGGCTTTTTTTATGGAGTCAACATTTTTTGCAGTGATGTTTTTTGGTTGGGATAAGGTTTCAAAGGGCTTTCACCTTTTATCAACTTGGTTAGTTGCAATTGGTTCAAACTTAAGTGCACTTTGGATTTTAGTTGCAAATGGTTGGATGCAGTATCCAGTAGGTATGACTTTCAATCCTGATACTGTAAGAAATGAAATGAATAACTTTTGGGATGTTTTATTTTCTCCTATTGCTATTTCTAAATTTTTACATACAATTACAAGTGGATATATTGTTGCTTCACTTTTTGTAGTAGGAATTTCTGCTTGGTATTTACTTAGAAAAAGAGAAATTCTTTTTGCTAAAAAGTCTATGATAGTAGGAGCTACTTTTGGTTTGATTTCTTCTATATTTATTATTCTTACAGGAGATGAGTCAGCTCATCAAGTTGCACTTAAGCAACCAGTAAAACTAGCAGCAATGGAAGGTCTTTATGAGGGAAAAGAACAAGCTGCAATTGTGGGAGTAGGGGTATTAAACCCTAAAAAGACTCTAATAAATGATGAAGAGCCTTTTCTTTTTCAATTAGAAGCTCCTTATGCACTATCTTTTTTAAGTTATCATGATATAAATGCTTTTGTTCCTGGACTTAATGATTTAGTTTATGGAAATGAAAAATATAATATTGAAGCAGCACAATCAAAAATAGATAAAGGAAAAATTGCAGTAGAGGCTTTAAAAAATTATAAAGAAGCTAAAAAGAGTAATGACATAATAAAAGCATCACAATATCAAAAGGTCCTAGAAGAAAATATGCAATACTTTGGTTATGGACATTTAGAAAAACCAGAAGATATTGTTCCTCCTATTGCAATGACTTTTTATACCTTTCATTTAATGGTTGCCCTTGGAACTTGGTTTTTGATTCTTTTTGCTCTTTTATTATTTTTAACGCTAAAAAAAGAGATTATGAACTATTCCTTAGTTCTTAAAAGTGCAGTACTTTCAATTCCTTTAGGATATGTAGCAAGTGAAGCAGGGTGGATTGTAGCTGAAGTTGGAAGACAACCTTGGGCAATACAAGATTTGATGCCAGTTGGTGTTGCTGTAACAAATATTTCAACAACAAATGTACAAATTACCTTTTTCTTATTTGCCTTTTTATTTACTGCACTTTTAATAGCAGAAATAAAAATTATGCTTAAGCAAATAAAACTTGGTCCAAATGGAGGTTATTAAGATGTTTGAAGAATTAACACATTTACAATTACAACAATATTGGTGGATAATAATATCTTTACTTGGAGGTTTATTTGCTTTTATTATGTTTGTTCAAGGAGGACAAACTTTAATAGGAAGACTTTCAAAAGGTGATGAAGTTTTAAAAACTATGCTTATCAATTCACTTGGTAGAAAGTGGGAGTTAGGATTTACTACTTTAGTTTTATTTGGTGGGGCTTTATTTGCTGCTTTTCCTCTTTTTTATTCTACTAGTTTTGGAGGAGCATATTGGGTTTGGATGTCAATACTTTTTTGTTTTATTATTCAAGCAGTTAGTTATGAATATAGAAAAAAGCCTGATAACTTTTTAGGACAAAAAGTATATGAAAGCTTTTTGTTTATAAACGGGAGTTTAGGAGTTATTTTACTTGGAGTTGCAATAGCAACATTTTTTTCTGGTTCTTCATTTTTAGTAGATGATAATAATTTCTCCCATTGGCAAACACCTTACAGAGGACTAGAAGCCTTAACAGATGTATTTAATTTATCATTAGGTTTTGCTTTATTCTTTTTAGTAAGAATCTCAGGAGCACTTTACTTTATAAATAACATAAATCATGAAACAATAAAACAAAGAGCAATAAAAAGTATAAAAATTGATATGCTTATATTCTTATGTTTCTTTTTACTGTTTTTATATCTATTATTTACAAAAAGTGGTTTTGCTTATGATGAAAATGCAATTATTTTTATGCAAGAGTATAAGTATCTTCAAAACTTTTTAGATATGCCATTTGTTTTAGGTATGTTTGTTATTGGTGTTTTGATGGTAATTATTTCAGTTTTTGCAACAATTCATTTTAATATGACTTGTTGTATTAAAACAGGTGGAGTAGGGATTGTTTTAACTGTAATGGCACTATTTTTAAATGTTGGTTTTAATAATACAGCTTACTATCCTTCAACTTTTGATTTACAAAGTTCACTTACTATACAAAATAGTTCAGGAAGTCACTATACCTTAACTGCAATGTCATATGTATCGTTGATGGTTCCTTTTGTATTAGCATATATAACTTATGTTTGGTATCAAATGGATAAGGTAAAAATCACAAAAGAGGAGATAGAAGATCCTCATGCACACAATTATTAAGGAATGATGATGGAATATTTAAGTTCGATAGTATGGCTTTGTTTATGGCCGGTAGTTATTTACTTTTCATATAGAATGGTTTTAATAAATTTAAAAAAATTTAATACAAAAAAATAAGGATAAAAAATGATAGTATTTCCAGTAAAAACAAATAAAGAGAATGCTTCTGTATCACCACTATTTGGAAAAGCAAAATATTTTGCTTTTTATGACGGTGAAACAGTTAAAATTGAAGCAAACCCTTATAATAAAGGTTCAATGATAATTGATTGGTTTTTAAGTAAAGGTGTCGATAAAATAGTTATTAAAGAAATGGGAATAAAACCCTTTAATAAACTTAAAAATACAAATATAAAAGTTCTTTATGCTGGAGATGATAAAGTTACTACAAATGAAGTAATAGAAAACTTTGAAAATAATACATTAAAGCTTATTTCTGAGGAAGAATTATTAATTATAGTAAAAAATCATAAAGGTGCTAAAGCTCACTAGAAATTAAAGATACAAAGAGTTTCTTTGTATCTTTGGTTTAATTATTTATTATTTACTTTTTTAAACTTTGAGTAAAACTCTTCTTTGCTTCTTACAAATTTGTATTCACAATCATCAGTTGTGTATAAAACACCTTCTACCCAAACATCGTCAATTTGGATTTTAACTTTATCTTCTAAAACATAGTAATTATTACCTTTGTAGGTATATTTATTATTCATACTTTGTAATGTCCTTTTAGTTTAAATCACTATCTTTCCAGTATTTTGTACCTTGAATAGTTGCTTGTAGTGCTAAACCATTTTTAGTAAGTTTATAAAGATGAACACCCGGTTGTATGGTAGCTGAACCTTCAACTGATCCACCTTTTTCTCCTGATTTTGCTGCTACATCAGCTTGTGCATTTGCTTCCCATCCATATTTTAAAAATGAATCAAAAGTTTTTTTAGTATCAAAGATAAATATTGCTCTAAAATCTTTTACCCCTGCACCAAAACCGACACCAGCAGATGCCATTTTCATGTAAGTTCTT includes these proteins:
- the cydB gene encoding cytochrome d ubiquinol oxidase subunit II, with translation MFEELTHLQLQQYWWIIISLLGGLFAFIMFVQGGQTLIGRLSKGDEVLKTMLINSLGRKWELGFTTLVLFGGALFAAFPLFYSTSFGGAYWVWMSILFCFIIQAVSYEYRKKPDNFLGQKVYESFLFINGSLGVILLGVAIATFFSGSSFLVDDNNFSHWQTPYRGLEALTDVFNLSLGFALFFLVRISGALYFINNINHETIKQRAIKSIKIDMLIFLCFFLLFLYLLFTKSGFAYDENAIIFMQEYKYLQNFLDMPFVLGMFVIGVLMVIISVFATIHFNMTCCIKTGGVGIVLTVMALFLNVGFNNTAYYPSTFDLQSSLTIQNSSGSHYTLTAMSYVSLMVPFVLAYITYVWYQMDKVKITKEEIEDPHAHNY
- a CDS encoding DUF4492 domain-containing protein, which gives rise to MNKCKNFLFMYIDGFKNMTLGKTLWKIVFIKLAVILIFLKYFIHDKNIKTEYITEQEKIDFVYKNITKE
- a CDS encoding YSC84-related protein, with translation MKISKIVILFLFSFLFLEADSISEQRLEINKESNTTLNMLYKTYPKAKNEISNAYGYATFSNIGINLILFSAEGGYGVAVNNSTKKRTYMKMASAGVGFGAGVKDFRAIFIFDTKKTFDSFLKYGWEANAQADVAAKSGEKGGSVEGSATIQPGVHLYKLTKNGLALQATIQGTKYWKDSDLN
- a CDS encoding NifB/NifX family molybdenum-iron cluster-binding protein, encoding MIVFPVKTNKENASVSPLFGKAKYFAFYDGETVKIEANPYNKGSMIIDWFLSKGVDKIVIKEMGIKPFNKLKNTNIKVLYAGDDKVTTNEVIENFENNTLKLISEEELLIIVKNHKGAKAH
- a CDS encoding cytochrome ubiquinol oxidase subunit I, whose translation is MEEQLVDWSRAQFALTAIYHWLFVPLTLGLGFIIAFMETIYVKTGDEFWKKTTKFWMTLFAINFAIGVATGIIMEFEFGTNWANYSWFVGDIFGAPLAVEGILAFFMESTFFAVMFFGWDKVSKGFHLLSTWLVAIGSNLSALWILVANGWMQYPVGMTFNPDTVRNEMNNFWDVLFSPIAISKFLHTITSGYIVASLFVVGISAWYLLRKREILFAKKSMIVGATFGLISSIFIILTGDESAHQVALKQPVKLAAMEGLYEGKEQAAIVGVGVLNPKKTLINDEEPFLFQLEAPYALSFLSYHDINAFVPGLNDLVYGNEKYNIEAAQSKIDKGKIAVEALKNYKEAKKSNDIIKASQYQKVLEENMQYFGYGHLEKPEDIVPPIAMTFYTFHLMVALGTWFLILFALLLFLTLKKEIMNYSLVLKSAVLSIPLGYVASEAGWIVAEVGRQPWAIQDLMPVGVAVTNISTTNVQITFFLFAFLFTALLIAEIKIMLKQIKLGPNGGY
- a CDS encoding DUF1653 domain-containing protein, with amino-acid sequence MNNKYTYKGNNYYVLEDKVKIQIDDVWVEGVLYTTDDCEYKFVRSKEEFYSKFKKVNNK